The following DNA comes from Lujinxingia vulgaris.
ACGCCTGGCTGCGCGCGTATGTGGCGCGGGTGCAAAAAGATGGCACACGTGATGAGGCGCGGCGCGAGGCGATGAACGCGGTCAATCCGATCTACGTGCTGCGAAACTACCTGGCGCAGGAGGCGATCGACCAGGCGGAGGCGGGCGACTTCTCGGGGGTCTATTCTCTGATGGAGGTGCTGCGCGCCCCCTATGAGGAGCGGTCGGAGTGGGGGCGTTTTGCGAAGAAGCGGCCGGACTGGGCGCGGGATAAGTTTGGGTGTTCGATGTTGTCGTGCAGTTCGTGAGGTGATGAGGGGGAAAGCGACGGGCGTAAAAAGAGCCGACTCCCGGGAGAGGGAGCCGGCTCTTTTTACGTGCGTTGTGAACGACCCGAATTCTGGTGGGATCGACCGACCGAGGGTCGTGCAAGGTCGAGTGTTTATGCGGGGAATCGGCGATGAAGGGGGTGTTGTTATGTTGGCGACTACAAAATTACGGTGGCGTTAGTCCAACTCTTCTTCGTCCTTTTTATCTCCCTCAACGACTTCCAACTCTTCGGGCTCTTCGTCGCCGCTTGAGGGTGGGGAGAGGAACCCGTGGAGCACAAACCCATCCTGACGAGGCTGTCCGACGGGCGGCAACGCGGCGGGTTGGGAGTGAATGTCGGGCTTGATTTCAAAACGCGCGAGGGCGGCTCTGTAGGAGAAGTCGGTGAGGATTCCCGTGTCCTGAGCGATTTGAAGAGCGGTTGTGAAATGGTTGTATGTGTGTTCGAGAAGTTGCGTCGTTTTATCCTCGAGAATGCCTTTGTATACGAGTTTCTGGTCTTCGCGCAGCTCCTCCGGGACGGGGGACTGTCGAAACATTGTGACAAACCCAAGGTAGCCTTCGCCAATGCGGTAGGTAGCCGCGACCGCCCATTGTGGACTTTCGTATAGAATGACCGCCTTATAGAGGTCATGGGCTTCGTTAAGTGCCTGGACTTTTGCTTCTGCCTGGTTCCTTAGACGTTCAGGTTCGGTGGCGTCCATCTTCAGGGCCATAGCGCGTTCATTGGCGTCTTCTGCCAGCATGAAGGCCGCGTGTGCTGCAGGCTCGCGGTGGAGGTGTTGTTGGTCTTCGTCGAGCGTCTCATAGGTTTCGAGTGCCTGGCGAAAGCTGGAGAGTGCGGCGTCTCGGTCTTCGCGCGCCCATTGCTCCAATCCCGCTTTAAGGTGAACTTCTACGGCCGTGGGTTCGGTGTAGGTGTCGTCAGGTGACGAGGACCGCGTGGAGATGTTCTGGTGTGCGAGCGGGTGGTCTGGCGAGAGCTGGAGGGCCGTCTCGAAGTGGCGTTGCGCCTGGCCGTCGTTGCGGGCATCGGCAGCGAGTATGCCCAGGTTGATGTGGGCGGCGCTGAGTTTGGGGTCGAGCTCCAGGGCGCGGGTGTAGTGGTCGCGGGCCCGGTCGGGCTCATTGCTGATGTGGGCGAGGAGGCCGAGGTTGTAGTGGGCCAGTGGATAAGCGGGCGCGCGCTCAACCAGGGCCTTGAGCCGTGTTCGCACAGCTTCCAGATCGCTGCCGTGGGTGTCGTAGAGAAAGGTCAGGATGTCGTTGAGTTCGGCGGCGGCGTCGATGGGGGCGTCGTGGGGGAACTCAAGGGGGGCGGCCGGCTCGGTGGTGGTCGTGGGGGCACCGGCGCAGGCGGTGAGGAGGAGGGTGAGGCAGGCGGCGAATAGCCGGAGACTTTTCTGGAGGTTGGGGTGCATGTGAGGTCCGTTTTCAGGCGATGAGATGGGCGGCTGATCACGCACATGGACACGGTGGAGAGGTTGTGGGGGAAGTATGGCACAGGTGGCGAGGGGGATGAAAGTCGGGGGGTATGGCCGACCGGGGGTCGTGCAAGGTTGAGTGTTTATGCGGGTGTGGGGCGGTTTTGATGTGGGCCGTTGATGCGGAGCGAGGGTTGTACGAAGTGGCACGTGGGAGCGGGTTTTCGGGCATGGTGCGCCCGGAGTATGCATGACCCGGGGTCGTACCGTGTGCATGACCGGGGTCGCGCAAAGTTGAGTGCTGGTGCGGGTATTCGGGTGTTTTGTGACGGGGGTTGCATGACCCAGGGTCGTACCATGTGCATGACCGGGGGTCGCGCAAAGTTGAGTGTTAGTGCGGGTGTTCGGGTGTTTTGTGACCCGGGTTAGCATGACCGAGGGTCGTACCGTGTGCATGACCGGGGGTCGCGCAAAGTTGAGTGTTGGTGCGGGTGTTCGGGGGTTTTGTGACCCGGGTTAGCATGACCGAGGGTCGTACCGTGTGCATGACCGAGGGTCGTGCAAGGTTGAGTGTTTATGCGGGTGAGCGGGCGATTTCGTGGTCCTGCGCGATGTGAAGAGCGCCGGGGTAGCGCATTTGTGAGGGTCATGTGCTCACCGATTGGTACCAGGCTTCGAAAGCGTATTGCTCGACGAGCGCGCGCTGCACCAGCGCGGTGGGAATGAGACGCATGCCGAGGTTGCGGATGCCCCTGGCCAGGGGGTTCTTCCACTGGGCGATGCGGCCGGTGTCAAAGGAGCGTTTTACAAAAAGGTTGGCGCGCGCGATGCGCTGGCGCTCGTAGAGGCGCAGGGCCTGCTCAATGTTCGGGGTAGTTTGA
Coding sequences within:
- a CDS encoding tetratricopeptide repeat protein, encoding MHPNLQKSLRLFAACLTLLLTACAGAPTTTTEPAAPLEFPHDAPIDAAAELNDILTFLYDTHGSDLEAVRTRLKALVERAPAYPLAHYNLGLLAHISNEPDRARDHYTRALELDPKLSAAHINLGILAADARNDGQAQRHFETALQLSPDHPLAHQNISTRSSSPDDTYTEPTAVEVHLKAGLEQWAREDRDAALSSFRQALETYETLDEDQQHLHREPAAHAAFMLAEDANERAMALKMDATEPERLRNQAEAKVQALNEAHDLYKAVILYESPQWAVAATYRIGEGYLGFVTMFRQSPVPEELREDQKLVYKGILEDKTTQLLEHTYNHFTTALQIAQDTGILTDFSYRAALARFEIKPDIHSQPAALPPVGQPRQDGFVLHGFLSPPSSGDEEPEELEVVEGDKKDEEELD